In the Deinococcus ficus genome, one interval contains:
- a CDS encoding ATP-binding protein has protein sequence MARGDSWQLRVLGPPTLVHPEGPAVRLDGTALALVTYLALEGPTARSRLAGLLWPDTVEGAARNNLVHLIRRVNRAAGDAVLVADDRVGLAPHVRVDAAALVSEGGDGGDGMVTGPLLPGVDFDDRPDLSDWLHAWRERLEHAQTRLLTRAAAEQEAAGDLSGAVSTTLRLLDLDLVSEDAHRRLMRLHYLAGDRPAALRAYGRCREALLRELGVEPLPETVALAREIERGEVRAPAGRGRRLPLSVLRPPTLVGRADTWESMEEAWQAGQFIILAGEAGVGKSRLARDFALSKGEVLHLEGRPGDALVPYATTGRNLRRILERTPDLPLDPWMRASLAWLLPELRSGPGEAAAPDASLHAAIRHVFQAGLAGVGSILYDDLHLADAASIEAGFVLISSAFPLGQPGGVPHLICTVRPAELPAETAEVFRRGSAAGHNRRLDLGPLPEEAIAELLRDLDVPEVQARAGQLTRFTGGNPFFLLETVKHLIELPDPGGALPVAERASQLLSDRLARLSVLALSAARASAIVASDLRVELIADVLGAPLLDVAAAWEELEAAGVMTGERFSHDLVQETVLAGIPPSVRRLLHRSAARVLGREGASAARVARHAQEGGDLAGAAPLFLRAAAEALGALRPVEAVRFFEEAAQLYTELGQQDAAFDALVRAAESPWRTEQVAALDPLVERLAAGARTNAQRARVAALRAGRLLGRGQAQAAEAEALAGLAQLEGLDLPRVRAALLRELVQARAHQGREADVQDMAPYLRALHEALGDDRERALGEIALGGAYLRLGQGEAAEPHLRRSSDLFRALGDTYRSAWAMHNLAATLHAREQFPEVIRLREELDVKLDRAHAPTLYRANLTELGISHTRLRHYAQALDWLRRAEAYGDEVGEPRGSLDRAFADLYWAIGAHDDCLASAGRALAQPDPRDSGAFIPWLHVGRVRAAREDRGGALTAYEHVEKGLSGRDFPYTRGLLLLARADLAGPQDAVDLATQALDLARTRHFPDLETAALTTRAAALLAAGQAAQARTDSQAAVARLPAHAPRDDFARPLLVHHRVFMALDAAAADAPLQQALTWLEAAVQQVPAEYRDAFLNVQGTHRALQALASARRP, from the coding sequence ATGGCGCGAGGAGACAGCTGGCAGCTGCGGGTGCTGGGCCCGCCGACCCTGGTCCATCCGGAGGGACCGGCGGTGCGGCTGGACGGCACGGCCCTCGCGCTCGTCACGTACCTGGCCCTGGAAGGCCCCACGGCGCGGTCGCGCCTGGCGGGCCTGCTGTGGCCGGACACCGTGGAAGGCGCGGCGCGGAACAACCTCGTGCACCTGATCCGCCGGGTGAACCGCGCGGCCGGGGACGCGGTGCTGGTCGCGGATGACCGGGTGGGGCTCGCGCCGCACGTTCGGGTGGACGCCGCGGCACTGGTGAGTGAGGGCGGTGACGGGGGAGACGGGATGGTGACCGGGCCGCTCCTGCCGGGCGTGGACTTCGACGACCGTCCGGACCTGAGTGACTGGCTGCACGCGTGGCGGGAACGCCTGGAGCACGCCCAGACGCGCCTGCTGACCCGGGCAGCCGCGGAGCAGGAGGCCGCCGGAGACCTGTCCGGCGCGGTGAGCACCACGCTGCGCCTGCTGGACCTGGACCTGGTGTCCGAGGACGCGCACCGGCGGCTGATGCGCCTGCATTACCTCGCCGGGGACCGGCCCGCCGCGCTGCGGGCGTACGGCCGCTGCCGGGAGGCTCTCCTCCGGGAGCTGGGCGTGGAGCCCCTCCCGGAGACGGTGGCCCTGGCCCGGGAGATCGAGCGGGGGGAGGTGAGGGCGCCGGCAGGCCGGGGCCGGCGCCTGCCGCTGTCCGTCCTGCGCCCCCCGACGCTGGTGGGCCGCGCGGACACCTGGGAGAGCATGGAGGAGGCGTGGCAGGCCGGGCAGTTCATCATCCTGGCCGGCGAGGCCGGCGTGGGCAAGTCCCGGCTCGCGCGGGATTTCGCGCTCAGCAAGGGCGAGGTGCTGCACCTGGAGGGCCGCCCGGGGGACGCGCTGGTGCCGTACGCCACGACCGGCCGGAACCTCCGCCGGATTCTGGAGCGGACCCCCGACCTGCCGCTGGACCCGTGGATGCGCGCGAGTCTGGCCTGGCTGCTGCCGGAACTGCGCTCCGGCCCGGGGGAGGCCGCGGCGCCGGACGCGTCCCTGCACGCCGCGATCCGGCACGTGTTTCAGGCCGGGCTGGCGGGGGTGGGCTCCATTCTGTACGACGACCTGCACCTCGCGGACGCCGCGTCCATCGAGGCGGGCTTCGTGCTGATCTCCTCCGCGTTTCCGCTGGGACAGCCGGGCGGGGTGCCGCACCTGATCTGCACCGTGCGCCCGGCGGAACTGCCGGCCGAGACGGCCGAGGTGTTCCGCCGGGGCAGCGCGGCCGGGCACAACCGGCGCCTGGACCTCGGCCCTCTGCCGGAAGAGGCCATCGCGGAACTGCTGCGGGACCTGGACGTGCCGGAGGTGCAGGCGCGGGCCGGGCAGCTCACGCGCTTTACCGGCGGCAACCCCTTCTTCCTGCTGGAAACCGTCAAGCACCTGATCGAACTGCCCGACCCGGGCGGCGCCCTGCCGGTCGCGGAGCGCGCCTCGCAGCTCCTCTCGGACCGGCTTGCGCGCCTGTCGGTCCTGGCGTTGAGTGCGGCCCGCGCCTCGGCCATCGTGGCAAGCGACCTGCGGGTGGAGCTGATCGCAGACGTCCTGGGCGCGCCGCTGCTGGACGTCGCGGCGGCCTGGGAGGAACTGGAGGCGGCAGGCGTGATGACCGGCGAGCGGTTCAGCCACGACCTCGTGCAGGAAACCGTGCTGGCCGGCATTCCGCCGTCCGTGCGGCGGCTGCTGCACCGCAGCGCGGCCCGGGTTCTGGGCCGGGAGGGCGCCAGTGCCGCCCGCGTGGCCCGGCACGCGCAGGAGGGTGGGGACCTGGCAGGGGCCGCGCCGCTGTTCCTGCGGGCTGCCGCCGAGGCGTTGGGCGCACTGCGGCCGGTGGAGGCGGTGCGCTTCTTCGAGGAGGCCGCGCAGCTGTACACGGAACTCGGGCAGCAGGACGCCGCCTTCGACGCCCTGGTGCGGGCCGCGGAGAGCCCCTGGCGGACCGAGCAGGTGGCGGCCCTCGATCCCCTCGTGGAGAGGCTCGCGGCGGGCGCCCGCACGAACGCGCAGCGGGCCCGGGTCGCGGCCCTGCGGGCCGGCCGGCTGCTCGGCCGCGGGCAGGCGCAGGCGGCCGAGGCGGAGGCCCTGGCCGGGCTGGCGCAGCTCGAGGGCCTGGACCTGCCACGCGTGCGGGCGGCCCTCCTGCGGGAACTCGTGCAGGCCCGGGCGCACCAGGGCCGCGAGGCGGACGTGCAGGACATGGCGCCCTACCTCCGCGCTCTGCATGAGGCGCTGGGCGACGACCGGGAGCGCGCACTGGGCGAGATCGCCCTGGGCGGCGCGTACCTCCGGCTGGGGCAGGGCGAGGCGGCCGAACCGCACCTGCGGCGGTCCAGCGACCTGTTCCGCGCCCTGGGCGACACGTACCGCTCGGCGTGGGCGATGCACAACCTTGCCGCGACCCTGCACGCCCGCGAGCAGTTCCCGGAAGTGATCCGGCTGCGGGAGGAACTGGACGTCAAGCTCGACCGAGCCCATGCGCCCACCCTGTACCGCGCGAACCTCACGGAACTGGGCATCTCGCACACCCGGCTGCGGCACTACGCGCAGGCTCTGGACTGGCTGCGCCGCGCCGAGGCGTACGGCGACGAGGTGGGCGAGCCACGCGGGTCCCTGGACCGGGCCTTCGCGGACCTGTACTGGGCGATCGGCGCCCACGACGACTGCCTCGCCTCCGCCGGGCGGGCCCTCGCGCAGCCGGACCCGCGGGACTCCGGCGCGTTCATTCCGTGGCTGCACGTGGGCCGCGTCCGGGCCGCGCGGGAGGACCGGGGCGGAGCCCTGACCGCGTATGAGCACGTCGAGAAGGGACTGAGCGGGCGCGACTTCCCGTACACCCGGGGCCTCCTGCTGCTGGCCCGCGCCGACCTCGCCGGGCCGCAGGACGCGGTCGACCTCGCCACCCAGGCCCTGGACCTCGCGCGCACGCGGCACTTCCCGGACCTGGAAACGGCCGCCCTGACCACGCGCGCCGCCGCCCTCCTGGCCGCCGGGCAGGCCGCACAGGCCCGCACGGACAGCCAGGCCGCCGTCGCGCGCCTGCCCGCCCACGCGCCCCGGGACGACTTCGCCCGGCCGCTTCTCGTGCACCACCGCGTCTTCATGGCGCTGGACGCCGCCGCGGCGGACGCGCCGCTCCAGCAGGCCCTCACCTGGCTGGAAGCGGCCGTGCAGCAGGTCCCGGCCGAGTACCGCGACGCGTTCCTGAACGTGCAGGGCACGCACCGGGCCCTGCAGGCCCTCGCATCCGCGCGCAGGCCCTGA
- a CDS encoding cold-shock protein → MAQGKVKWFNAEKGFGFIETPGSPDVFAHFSAIQGSGFKKLNEGDEVEFEIEDGQRGKGPQAKNIVVTKAAPAGAYDRPARRDDRW, encoded by the coding sequence ATGGCACAAGGTAAAGTTAAGTGGTTCAACGCAGAGAAGGGCTTCGGCTTCATCGAGACCCCCGGTAGCCCCGACGTGTTCGCGCACTTCAGCGCCATTCAGGGCAGCGGCTTCAAGAAGCTCAACGAAGGCGACGAAGTCGAGTTCGAGATCGAAGACGGCCAGCGCGGCAAGGGCCCCCAGGCCAAGAACATCGTGGTGACCAAGGCCGCTCCGGCCGGCGCCTACGACCGCCCCGCGCGTCGCGACGACCGCTGGTAA
- a CDS encoding metal ABC transporter solute-binding protein, Zn/Mn family translates to MLRLPLPSLLLAALLTGCQSVQDRPPTTVATLQPADLGSGKVRVTATTNMVADLAREIGGDRVTVSALMGPGVDPHLYKASARDVRTLQGAHLILYGGLHLEGKMVELLEKSGRAVAVTEQIPHDRLLRPDGAEGLPDPHVWFDVSLWKFAAGTTRDALSAADPAGKAQYAQNAAAYLRQLDALDAEVMTLTHSIPKERRVLVTAHDAFNYFARRYGVEVRGVQGVSTAAEAGTQNIQALARFVSQRGIPAVFVESSVPQRTVDAVIEAARAQGHTLRIGGELFSDALGAAGTPEGTYIGMVRHNAHAISSALGGLK, encoded by the coding sequence ATGTTGCGCCTGCCGCTTCCCTCACTGCTGCTGGCGGCCCTCCTCACCGGCTGCCAGAGCGTCCAGGACCGCCCCCCCACCACCGTCGCCACCCTTCAGCCAGCCGACCTGGGCAGCGGGAAAGTGCGCGTCACCGCCACCACCAACATGGTCGCCGACCTCGCCCGGGAGATCGGCGGGGACCGCGTGACCGTGAGCGCCCTGATGGGCCCCGGCGTAGATCCCCACCTGTACAAGGCCAGCGCCCGCGACGTGCGTACCCTGCAGGGCGCCCACTTGATCCTGTACGGCGGCCTGCACCTGGAAGGCAAGATGGTGGAACTCCTGGAAAAGAGCGGGCGCGCCGTGGCCGTCACCGAGCAGATTCCCCATGACCGGCTGCTCCGTCCGGACGGCGCCGAGGGCCTGCCCGACCCGCATGTGTGGTTTGACGTCAGTCTCTGGAAGTTCGCGGCCGGCACCACCCGGGACGCCCTGAGCGCCGCCGATCCTGCCGGAAAGGCCCAGTACGCGCAGAATGCCGCCGCGTACCTGCGCCAACTGGACGCGCTGGACGCCGAGGTGATGACCCTGACGCACAGCATCCCGAAGGAGCGGCGGGTATTGGTCACCGCGCACGACGCCTTCAACTACTTCGCCCGGCGGTACGGCGTGGAGGTCCGAGGCGTTCAGGGCGTGTCCACGGCCGCCGAAGCCGGCACGCAGAACATCCAGGCCCTGGCGCGGTTCGTGTCGCAGCGCGGTATTCCGGCGGTGTTCGTGGAGAGCAGCGTGCCGCAGCGCACCGTGGACGCCGTGATCGAGGCGGCGCGGGCGCAGGGCCACACCCTGCGGATCGGTGGGGAGCTGTTCAGCGACGCGCTGGGCGCCGCCGGCACGCCGGAAGGCACCTACATCGGCATGGTGCGGCACAACGCCCACGCCATCAGCAGCGCCCTGGGAGGGCTGAAATGA
- a CDS encoding ferritin-like domain-containing protein, whose product MAKIKVKLQDLHDLYLEQLRDLYSAETQLLKALPKMAASATDPDLKRGFEDHLVQTQEQVGRLEGLFQDLEQDPGGHTCQAMLGLVKEGEEMIREKAAPAVKDAGLIAAAQRIEHYEIAGYGTVAAYADLLGLERQAMVLRTTLEEEKETDARLTLAAREINVEAAEG is encoded by the coding sequence ATGGCAAAGATCAAGGTGAAACTTCAGGACCTGCACGACCTCTACCTGGAACAGCTCCGTGACCTCTACTCCGCCGAGACGCAACTGCTCAAGGCCCTGCCGAAGATGGCCGCGTCCGCCACCGACCCCGACCTCAAACGGGGTTTCGAGGATCACCTCGTACAGACGCAGGAACAGGTGGGCCGGCTGGAAGGCCTCTTCCAGGACCTGGAGCAGGACCCGGGCGGACACACCTGTCAGGCGATGCTCGGCCTCGTGAAGGAAGGCGAGGAGATGATCCGCGAGAAGGCCGCCCCCGCCGTGAAGGACGCGGGCCTGATCGCCGCCGCGCAACGCATCGAACACTACGAGATCGCCGGGTACGGCACGGTCGCCGCCTACGCCGACCTGCTCGGCCTGGAACGGCAGGCCATGGTGCTGCGCACGACGCTGGAAGAGGAAAAGGAAACCGACGCCCGCCTGACCCTGGCTGCCCGCGAGATCAATGTCGAGGCCGCAGAAGGCTGA